Proteins encoded together in one Mastacembelus armatus chromosome 15, fMasArm1.2, whole genome shotgun sequence window:
- the calm2a gene encoding calmodulin 2a (phosphorylase kinase, delta), which yields MADQLTEEQIAEFKEAFSLFDKDGDGTITTKELGTVMRSLGQNPTEAELQDMINEVDADGNGTIDFPEFLTMMARKMKDTDSEEEIREAFRVFDKDGNGYISAAELRHVMTNLGEKLTDEEVDEMIREADIDGDGQVNYEEFVQMMTAK from the exons AGTTCAAGGAGGCATTTTCACTCTTTGACAAAGATGGTGATGGTACAATTACCACCAAAGAGTTGGGCACAGTCATGCGTTCTCTGGGACAGAATCCCACAGAGGCAGAGCTACAGGACATGATCAATGAAGTGGATGCAGATG GAAATGGTACGATAGACTTCCCAGAGTTTCTGACCATGATGGCCAGGAAGATGAAGGATACAGATAGCGAGGAGGAGATCAGAGAAGCGTTCCGTGTCTTTGACAAG GATGGCAATGGGTACATCAGTGCTGCTGAGCTTCGCCATGTGATGACAAATCTTGGAGAGAAGCTGACTGATGAAGAAGTGGATGAGATGATCAGAGAAGCAGACATTGATGGAGATGGACAGGTCAACTATGAAG AATTCGTACAAATGATGACGGCGAAGTGA